In Helianthus annuus cultivar XRQ/B chromosome 9, HanXRQr2.0-SUNRISE, whole genome shotgun sequence, the following are encoded in one genomic region:
- the LOC110876507 gene encoding uncharacterized protein LOC110876507 has product MANDDENTKKSSGNGKTDDKIINPSSPYYIHPSDLPRQVQVNELLNDNNYNDWIQEMTNFLFSKNKINFVDGSVPKPEKTGDMYMPWMRCDAMIKGWLTTAMEKEIRGSVKYANTAAEIWKDLQERFEKESASRAYELKQSLTITRQEGSSVSAYYTKLQGLWDEIHTVLPTPRCTCSNCSCEIGKRLSELKEKECLYEFLMGLDAEFSTIRTQRFSMKQNPKLGEAYRMASEDEQQRSIMAGNRVQIESAVFQANYRGGFETQQKKKEIKRSGNNEDSYCTFCKREGHKREGCFKLVGYLERWPGKKNEKTKSKAACVDNNPKDIKTVAGLTDEQYETLLKHFSEAGDKGAGEHIRKANMAGKVIASSSKSDDCIVDSGSTDYVVYEKNHLENIVKKIKNHRLLFQMEIMYRFRRMENARLLEEQKLKTSYIFQILIAICFRLAD; this is encoded by the coding sequence ATGGCCAATGATGACGAAAACACGAAAAAGTCTTCCGGCAATGGGAAGACCGATGACAAAATCATCAACCCAAGTTCTCCTTATTACATACACCCGTCTGATTTGCCAAGACAGGTACAAGTCAATGAGCTGCTCAATGACAACAATTACAATGATTGGATTCAAGAGATGACGAATTTCTTGTTTTCCAAAAACAAGATCAATTTCGTGGATGGGTCTGTACCTAAACCTGAGAAGACAGGAGACATGTACATGCCTTGGATGCGTTGTGATGCGATGATAAAAGGATGGCTAACAACTGCCATGGAGAAGGAGATACGGGGTAGCGTCAAATACGCGAACACTGCCGCAGAAATATGGAAAGATTTGCAAGAAAGGTTCGAGAAAGAAAGCGCTTCGCGTGCTTACGAATTGAAACAGTCTCTTACAATCACTCGTCAGGAAGGCAGCTCTGTTTCCGCGTATTACACAAAACTCCAGGGTCTTTGGGATGAAATACATACCGTTTTACCTACACCACGCTGCACTTGTAGTAATTGTTCATGTGAAATCGGGAAACGACTATCAGAACTTAAAGAAAAGGAATGTTTATATGAGTTTCTCATGGGTTTAGATGCTGAATTCTCAACCATAAGGACACAACGTTTTTCGATGAAACAAAACCCGAAGCTGGGAGAAGCATACCGGATGGCCTCGGAAGACGAACAACAGAGAAGCATTATGGCTGGAAACAGGGTTCAAATCGAGAGTGCAGTTTTTCAAGCAAATTACCGTGGAGGGTTTGAAACGCAACAAAAGAAGAAAGAAATCAAACGGTCCGGAAATAACGAAGATAGTTATTGTACCTTTTGCAAACGTGAAGGGCACAAACGAGAAGGCTGTTTTAAGCTCGTGGGATATCTGGAACGGTGGCCCGGcaagaagaatgaaaagacaaaatCAAAGGCGGCTTGCGTTGACAACAATCCGAAAGATATCAAGACCGTGGCGGGCTTAACTGATGAGCAATACGAGACCCTTTTGAAGCACTTCAGTGAAGCAGGAGACAAAGGCGCAGGTGAACATATTCGTAAAGCTAACATGGCCGGTAAGGTTATTGCATCATCATCCAAATCTGACGATTGTATTGTTGATTCAGGATCAACCGATTATGTTGTTTATGAAAAGAATCATCttgaaaatattgttaaaaaaatcAAGAATCACCGGTTATTATTCCAAATGGAGATAATGTACCGGTTCAGGCGAATGGAGAACGCACGCTTATTGGAGGAGCAAAAATTAAAAACGTCTTACATATTCCAAATTTTAATTGCAATTTGCTTTCGGTTAGCCGATTGA